A window of Polaromonas hydrogenivorans contains these coding sequences:
- a CDS encoding rubredoxin has translation MTQSMTWMCLICGWIYDEATGAPEHGIAAGTPWSQVPMNWTCPECGARKEDFEMVQM, from the coding sequence GTGACTCAATCAATGACCTGGATGTGTTTGATTTGTGGGTGGATTTACGACGAAGCGACAGGCGCCCCCGAACACGGGATTGCTGCTGGTACGCCATGGAGTCAAGTCCCCATGAACTGGACCTGCCCCGAGTGCGGGGCACGCAAAGAAGATTTTGAAATGGTTCAGATGTAA
- a CDS encoding response regulator, with protein MSIPSSGLKVLVIDDSNTIRRSAEIFLKQGGHEVLLSEDGFDALSKVNDYQPDLIFCDILMPRLDGYQTCAIIKRNARFSDVPIVMLSSKDGVFDKARGRMVGSQDYLTKPFTKDQLLQTVQSLGTVKHKEV; from the coding sequence GTGAGCATTCCCAGTTCCGGACTGAAGGTGTTGGTCATCGATGACAGCAATACGATCAGGCGCAGCGCCGAGATTTTCCTGAAACAGGGAGGTCATGAGGTATTGCTGTCAGAAGATGGCTTTGACGCCCTGTCCAAGGTGAATGACTACCAGCCCGATCTGATTTTTTGCGATATTTTGATGCCGCGCCTTGATGGCTACCAGACCTGTGCAATCATCAAGCGCAATGCAAGATTTTCGGATGTTCCCATTGTGATGCTGTCCTCCAAGGATGGCGTATTCGACAAGGCACGTGGCCGCATGGTGGGCTCGCAGGATTACCTGACCAAGCCGTTCACCAAGGATCAGTTGCTGCAAACCGTTCAGTCTTTGGGCACCGTTAAACATAAGGAAGTGTGA
- a CDS encoding response regulator transcription factor: MSIKKVLVVDDSKTELMFLTDLLVKNGFSVKTAENAEDAFRRLAEEKPELILMDVVMPGQNGFQLTRAIARDPLYADIPIMMCTSKNQETDRVWGMRQGARDYITKPVNAGELMAKIKALS, encoded by the coding sequence ATGTCAATCAAAAAAGTACTGGTTGTGGATGACTCGAAGACCGAGTTGATGTTCCTGACCGATTTGCTGGTGAAAAATGGCTTTAGCGTCAAGACGGCAGAAAATGCCGAAGATGCTTTTCGCCGGCTGGCTGAAGAAAAGCCCGAGTTGATCCTCATGGATGTGGTCATGCCGGGGCAAAACGGGTTTCAGTTGACCCGCGCCATCGCGCGTGATCCGCTGTATGCGGATATTCCCATCATGATGTGCACCAGCAAAAACCAGGAAACCGACCGGGTTTGGGGCATGCGGCAGGGGGCACGCGACTACATCACCAAACCCGTCAATGCTGGCGAGTTGATGGCCAAAATCAAGGCTCTTTCCTGA
- a CDS encoding chemotaxis protein CheW, which produces MANRQALKELQTRLAERLQLAKMQGIAPSWLAVEAGSKKYLFPLAQSGEIFPWIGIQPVSYTQFWFLGVAGLRGGLYGVVDLAGFVSGQASVSRNELARTESRLVSFNSALEVNCVLLIDKLAGLRKQDAFIDFSARAPDAPAFFGNQYVDINGASWQEINLQLLAQQVHFLTIAA; this is translated from the coding sequence ATGGCGAACAGACAAGCCCTTAAAGAGCTACAGACACGGCTGGCAGAGCGATTGCAGCTTGCCAAGATGCAAGGCATTGCACCCTCGTGGCTGGCCGTTGAAGCCGGTAGCAAAAAATACCTTTTCCCCTTGGCTCAATCCGGGGAAATTTTCCCCTGGATCGGCATCCAGCCGGTTTCCTATACCCAGTTCTGGTTTTTGGGTGTGGCCGGCTTGCGTGGCGGTCTTTATGGTGTGGTCGATCTGGCCGGTTTTGTGAGCGGCCAGGCATCCGTTTCGAGAAATGAACTTGCCCGTACAGAGTCGAGGCTTGTTTCTTTCAATAGCGCGCTTGAGGTTAATTGTGTCTTGCTGATCGACAAGCTGGCAGGATTGCGAAAACAGGATGCCTTCATCGATTTCTCGGCGCGAGCGCCCGATGCGCCTGCATTTTTTGGAAACCAGTACGTTGATATCAATGGTGCAAGCTGGCAGGAAATCAACCTGCAGTTGCTTGCACAACAAGTTCATTTTTTGACCATAGCTGCTTAG
- a CDS encoding methyl-accepting chemotaxis protein, protein MSVIETIQKLLKTRSAQPEDSVAMASARMAGASSAASSMNGRARISKAEAQEEIFSPSSMAIAEDGALVNTELLSLPVLGARPLGEHQKILVVVLAVAVAVLAVVTVFALSKADRVAQQVAATGQALMQSQRLAKSASQALVGSAQAFPDVRESADVLAKTVRGMKSGDDSLRLSAVNNALLPDVDKVTPLAERAEQNANVVMGQQGILLQVGEALRTINRQSSDLLEIAETVSSLKLQQNAAPTEISASGQLVMLTQRIGKSANEFLTMEGVSPEAVFLLGKDLNSFKEIAQGLLEGSPELRLGASRDPQTRERLQALIALYEKTRVQAGAILGNLQGLVSAREAQASIIADSEPLRRDLESLQGGLSSQTGLGAGALATLVAAAFVALLCAAGLARLQVKDSQQRQAVAEGQRQDAKSQEQDAKRVNDANQAAILRLMNELQTVAEGDLTQEATVTEDITGAIADSVNYTVEELRQLVGNVQSTATRVAQTTAQVENTSTELLAASTEQLREIRETGQSVVDMAVRINEVSTQAQESSLVARQSLTAAESGLQAVQNAIGGMNSIRDQIQETSKRIKRLGESSQEIGEITELISDITEQTNVLALNAAIQAASAGEAGRGFSVVAEEVQRLAERSADATRQISALVKAIQTDTQDAVAAMERSTQGVVEGAKLSDSAGTALSEIDQVSRHLADLIEQISDSASREAASANVVADNIQHIFVVTEQTGEGTRSTAQQVRNLSRMAEELRQSVSRFKIA, encoded by the coding sequence ATGTCTGTTATTGAAACTATCCAGAAGCTACTCAAAACCAGGTCAGCCCAGCCTGAAGACAGTGTGGCCATGGCCTCCGCAAGGATGGCGGGTGCTTCCTCTGCTGCCAGTTCCATGAATGGACGCGCCCGAATTTCCAAAGCAGAAGCGCAGGAAGAGATTTTTTCACCTAGCAGCATGGCGATTGCTGAAGACGGCGCGCTGGTCAATACAGAACTTCTGAGCCTTCCTGTGCTGGGTGCGCGTCCTCTGGGCGAACACCAGAAAATTTTGGTGGTGGTGCTGGCTGTCGCAGTTGCTGTCCTGGCAGTTGTGACAGTTTTTGCACTTAGCAAGGCGGATCGTGTCGCGCAGCAGGTAGCTGCAACCGGACAGGCCTTGATGCAGTCGCAGCGGCTGGCCAAATCTGCGTCGCAGGCCTTGGTCGGTAGCGCACAGGCGTTTCCCGATGTACGCGAAAGTGCCGATGTACTGGCTAAAACAGTGCGTGGAATGAAATCCGGGGACGACAGCCTGCGTCTGTCGGCAGTGAACAACGCGCTGCTGCCTGACGTGGACAAGGTCACTCCCCTGGCTGAGCGGGCCGAGCAGAACGCCAACGTCGTCATGGGTCAGCAAGGCATTTTGCTGCAGGTCGGAGAAGCTTTGCGCACCATTAACCGACAGTCTTCCGACCTGCTCGAAATTGCTGAAACGGTTTCTTCGCTCAAGCTGCAGCAAAATGCCGCGCCGACAGAAATTTCCGCATCGGGTCAACTGGTGATGCTGACGCAGCGTATCGGCAAGTCTGCCAATGAGTTCCTGACCATGGAAGGCGTGAGTCCCGAAGCCGTGTTCTTGCTGGGCAAGGATCTGAATTCGTTCAAGGAAATCGCCCAGGGTCTGCTGGAGGGGAGTCCGGAACTGCGTCTGGGCGCATCCAGGGATCCGCAGACGCGTGAGCGCCTGCAAGCCCTGATAGCGCTGTACGAAAAAACACGGGTGCAGGCCGGCGCCATTCTGGGTAATTTGCAGGGGCTGGTTTCGGCCCGCGAAGCGCAGGCTTCCATCATTGCAGACAGCGAACCTTTGCGTCGTGATCTTGAGAGCTTGCAGGGAGGGCTGTCCTCCCAAACCGGCCTGGGTGCTGGCGCTCTTGCCACGCTGGTCGCCGCTGCCTTTGTTGCGCTGTTGTGCGCAGCGGGCCTGGCCCGCTTGCAGGTGAAGGACAGTCAGCAACGTCAGGCCGTGGCTGAAGGCCAGCGGCAGGATGCCAAAAGCCAGGAGCAGGATGCCAAACGCGTCAATGACGCCAACCAAGCCGCCATTTTGCGCCTGATGAATGAATTGCAGACAGTGGCTGAGGGTGATTTGACCCAGGAAGCAACGGTGACCGAAGACATTACCGGCGCCATTGCCGACTCGGTTAATTACACGGTGGAGGAGTTGCGCCAGCTGGTGGGTAACGTGCAGAGCACGGCAACCCGAGTGGCGCAGACGACAGCGCAGGTGGAAAACACCTCCACGGAACTGCTTGCCGCCTCGACCGAGCAGTTGCGCGAGATTCGCGAAACTGGTCAGTCTGTCGTTGACATGGCTGTCCGAATCAACGAAGTGTCCACACAGGCCCAGGAATCATCCCTGGTGGCGCGGCAGTCGCTGACGGCTGCCGAGTCCGGTTTGCAGGCGGTGCAAAACGCCATCGGCGGTATGAATTCCATTCGTGACCAGATTCAGGAAACCTCCAAACGCATCAAGCGACTGGGCGAGTCGTCGCAGGAAATTGGTGAAATTACCGAACTGATTTCAGACATCACCGAGCAAACCAACGTGCTGGCGCTCAACGCAGCCATTCAAGCCGCCTCGGCAGGTGAAGCCGGACGAGGTTTCTCGGTGGTGGCCGAAGAAGTGCAGCGACTGGCTGAGCGTTCTGCCGATGCAACCCGTCAGATTTCAGCACTGGTAAAGGCCATTCAGACCGATACCCAGGATGCGGTAGCCGCCATGGAGCGCTCGACGCAGGGGGTGGTCGAAGGTGCCAAACTTTCCGACAGCGCCGGCACGGCATTGTCCGAGATTGACCAGGTGTCGCGCCACCTTGCGGATCTGATTGAACAGATTTCCGATTCTGCCTCCCGGGAGGCTGCATCGGCCAATGTGGTGGCGGATAACATCCAGCACATTTTTGTAGTGACGGAGCAAACCGGAGAAGGTACCCGTTCCACAGCGCAGCAGGTGCGTAATCTCTCCCGCATGGCGGAAGAACTGCGGCAATCGGTGTCACGATTCAAGATTGCCTGA
- a CDS encoding cryptochrome/photolyase family protein has product MHKKYRTGLMWFRRDLRLQDNAALHHALKSCEQVFCAFVFDRTILDSLPKADRRVEFIRESLVDLNRQLAKLALPAGLLIRHGTALDALPALASRLSVDAVFANHDDEPCSLARDAEVLGLLEGADVAFHTFKDHVIFERQEVLTLAGQPYTVFTPYKKAWLKKVDAFYLKPYPVEKYASALATRPADERQDVPALAELGFEKTNLSALRLPTGSQGGEALFDDFLDRMPHYADTRDFPAVKGPSYLGVHLRFGTISIRKITSSALAQQQTGSEGATTWLSELIWRDFYAQILANFPHAASSAFKPGYDAIAWEQGEKAELLFQAWCEGRTGYPLVDAAMAQLNQTGYMHNRLRMVTASFLVKDLGIDWRWGERYFAEKLNDFDLASNNGGWQWAASTGCDAQPYFRIFNPVSQSEKFDADGKFIRKYLPVLAKLPKAALHSPWLASPMEQAAADVALGSNYARPVVAHAEARALTLQRYALVKKS; this is encoded by the coding sequence ATGCACAAAAAATACAGGACAGGACTGATGTGGTTCAGGCGGGATCTGCGGCTCCAGGACAATGCAGCGCTGCACCATGCGCTGAAATCGTGTGAGCAGGTGTTTTGCGCCTTCGTTTTTGACCGGACCATTCTGGATTCGCTGCCAAAAGCCGACCGCCGGGTCGAGTTCATCCGGGAATCCCTGGTGGACCTGAACCGTCAATTGGCAAAACTGGCCTTGCCTGCCGGCCTGCTGATACGACACGGCACCGCTTTGGACGCCCTGCCCGCCTTGGCGTCCAGGCTTTCGGTCGATGCAGTGTTTGCCAACCACGATGACGAGCCTTGCAGCCTGGCGCGCGATGCCGAAGTGCTGGGTTTACTCGAAGGCGCAGACGTGGCTTTTCACACGTTCAAGGACCATGTCATTTTTGAACGACAGGAGGTGCTGACGCTGGCCGGCCAGCCTTATACCGTCTTCACCCCCTACAAGAAGGCCTGGCTGAAAAAGGTCGATGCCTTTTACCTCAAGCCCTATCCGGTTGAGAAGTACGCATCCGCGCTGGCTACCCGACCGGCAGATGAGCGGCAGGATGTGCCCGCGCTGGCCGAACTGGGGTTTGAAAAAACCAACCTGTCAGCGCTCAGGCTACCCACTGGCAGCCAGGGCGGAGAAGCGCTTTTCGACGATTTCCTGGACCGCATGCCGCACTATGCGGACACCCGCGACTTCCCCGCCGTCAAAGGTCCAAGTTATCTGGGCGTGCATTTGCGTTTTGGCACAATTTCGATCAGAAAAATTACATCGAGCGCACTGGCGCAGCAGCAAACGGGCAGCGAAGGCGCCACAACCTGGCTCAGCGAACTGATCTGGCGGGATTTTTATGCCCAGATCCTGGCTAACTTTCCGCATGCGGCCAGCAGCGCGTTCAAGCCCGGCTATGACGCGATTGCATGGGAACAAGGCGAAAAAGCCGAGCTGCTTTTCCAGGCTTGGTGCGAGGGCCGGACCGGCTACCCGCTGGTGGATGCAGCCATGGCCCAACTCAACCAGACCGGCTACATGCATAACCGCCTGCGCATGGTGACAGCCAGCTTTCTGGTCAAGGATCTTGGGATCGACTGGCGCTGGGGCGAGCGTTACTTTGCCGAAAAACTCAATGATTTTGACCTGGCATCGAACAACGGCGGCTGGCAGTGGGCCGCCAGCACGGGCTGCGATGCGCAGCCTTACTTCCGAATTTTCAACCCCGTCAGCCAAAGCGAGAAGTTTGACGCCGACGGAAAGTTCATCCGCAAGTACTTGCCGGTACTGGCAAAACTGCCCAAGGCTGCCTTGCACAGTCCGTGGCTGGCTTCGCCGATGGAACAAGCTGCAGCAGACGTGGCACTGGGCAGCAACTACGCGAGGCCTGTCGTGGCGCATGCCGAGGCGCGTGCGCTGACCTTGCAGCGCTACGCCCTCGTGAAAAAGTCCTGA
- a CDS encoding YqgE/AlgH family protein: MATEPPSSINLTHHFLIAMPGLEDEGFSKSVIYMCEHSERGALGLIINKPSDINVQGLFDKVELPLRRDDLMQTPVFQGGPVQTERGFVLHESMMPGNESVYASTMSIPGGLEMTTSKDVLEALSTGAGPRKVFVSLGYSAWGEGQLESELLDNSWLTVAADLGVIFDTPVEERYDKALMLLGLESWMISPVAGHG, translated from the coding sequence ATGGCCACGGAACCCCCATCTTCGATCAACCTCACGCACCACTTCCTCATTGCCATGCCCGGTCTGGAGGATGAAGGCTTTTCAAAAAGCGTGATCTATATGTGCGAGCACAGCGAGCGCGGGGCGCTGGGCCTGATCATCAACAAGCCCAGCGACATCAACGTCCAGGGCTTGTTCGACAAGGTCGAGTTGCCCCTGCGCCGCGATGACCTGATGCAAACGCCGGTTTTCCAGGGCGGCCCGGTGCAGACCGAGCGTGGCTTCGTGCTGCATGAATCCATGATGCCCGGCAATGAATCGGTCTATGCCTCGACCATGTCGATTCCTGGCGGGCTGGAAATGACCACCTCCAAGGATGTGCTCGAAGCCCTGTCAACCGGGGCCGGTCCGCGCAAGGTGTTTGTATCGCTCGGCTATTCGGCCTGGGGCGAAGGTCAGCTTGAATCGGAATTGCTCGACAACAGCTGGCTGACGGTGGCGGCCGACCTGGGAGTGATTTTTGACACCCCGGTCGAAGAGCGCTATGACAAGGCCCTGATGCTGCTGGGCCTTGAAAGCTGGATGATTTCGCCCGTCGCCGGTCATGGATGA
- the ruvX gene encoding Holliday junction resolvase RuvX, whose protein sequence is MDEPQGLADTDHSRPENRLTPAPHPAAGFQTFLAFDYGFKRTGVASGNILTRTATPQATIAAEGVARFPLIQARIKEWQPDALVVGIPFHPDGASHDNTVRAQKFARQLRGRFGLQVFEVDERYSTTEALASGAKDADAASACIILEQFLRSLPHE, encoded by the coding sequence ATGGATGAGCCGCAAGGCCTGGCGGATACTGATCATTCCCGGCCCGAAAACCGCCTGACGCCGGCGCCTCATCCGGCGGCGGGTTTCCAGACCTTCCTGGCTTTCGACTATGGGTTCAAGCGCACCGGCGTTGCGTCGGGCAATATCCTGACCCGCACCGCCACGCCGCAAGCCACCATTGCCGCCGAAGGGGTCGCCCGTTTTCCGCTGATCCAGGCCCGGATCAAGGAATGGCAGCCCGATGCGCTGGTGGTCGGCATTCCGTTTCATCCCGACGGCGCCAGCCACGACAATACCGTGCGCGCGCAAAAGTTTGCGCGCCAGTTGCGTGGCCGCTTTGGCCTGCAGGTGTTTGAGGTCGATGAGCGCTACAGCACGACCGAAGCCCTGGCCAGCGGCGCCAAGGATGCCGATGCCGCGTCGGCCTGCATCATTCTTGAACAATTTTTAAGGAGTCTTCCCCATGAGTAG
- the pyrR gene encoding bifunctional pyr operon transcriptional regulator/uracil phosphoribosyltransferase PyrR, producing the protein MSSLVLDAEALYADLLRGMRQQLAACSQPPRLVGVASGGAWLAQRLQKDLGLAEDIGILSSSMHRDDFSQRGLASSGQTVLPFDVNGAHLIVVDDVLYTGRTIRAVLNELFDYGRPASVRLMVLVDRGGRELPVQADLAVARVSLPASQTLELARTDDGRFRFRLQDTQTPA; encoded by the coding sequence ATGAGTAGTCTGGTTCTTGACGCCGAGGCGCTGTATGCCGATTTGCTGCGCGGCATGCGTCAGCAACTGGCTGCCTGCAGTCAGCCGCCGCGCCTGGTGGGCGTGGCCTCGGGCGGCGCCTGGCTGGCGCAGCGCCTGCAAAAAGACCTGGGGCTGGCTGAAGACATCGGCATTTTGTCGTCGTCCATGCACCGCGACGACTTTTCGCAGCGCGGGCTGGCGTCCAGCGGCCAGACCGTGCTGCCATTCGATGTCAATGGCGCGCACCTGATCGTGGTGGACGATGTGCTCTACACCGGCCGCACGATACGCGCCGTGCTCAATGAACTGTTCGACTACGGCCGGCCCGCCAGCGTCCGGCTGATGGTGCTGGTGGACCGGGGCGGACGCGAATTGCCGGTGCAGGCCGACCTGGCCGTGGCCAGAGTGAGCCTGCCGGCTTCGCAAACGCTGGAACTGGCCCGCACCGACGATGGCCGGTTCCGATTCCGCCTGCAGGATACCCAAACCCCCGCCTGA